One Halomonas sp. THAF5a genomic region harbors:
- the phnD gene encoding phosphate/phosphite/phosphonate ABC transporter substrate-binding protein yields the protein MIYPSARPGTRSLVPLALSTLLPLALLASQAQAQEECERGALAEIYCDENGDMVADRPSDESEWANPDTLIFAYTPVEDPAIYSDIWQPFIAHLEEVTDRDVRFFAVQSNSAQVEAMRSGRLHIAGFSTGPTPFAVNLAGAVPFALMGSDDGRFGYTLQLYTHVDSGIDEMEDLKGKRVAHTSPTSNSGNQAPRALFPEMGIVPDEDYEVVYSGSHDQSMLGVVAQDYDAAPVASEVVDRMAARGLYDPADVKIIYESDSFPTTSYNYAHNLHPDLVEKIEEAFFSFEFAGTELGEEFEGVEKFVPINYQDNWKVIRTIQSANGVEYTPDNLQ from the coding sequence ATGATCTACCCTTCCGCTCGACCCGGAACCCGCTCGCTCGTCCCCCTCGCCCTCTCCACGCTGTTGCCGCTGGCCCTGCTGGCGAGCCAGGCCCAGGCGCAGGAGGAATGCGAGCGCGGCGCCCTGGCCGAGATCTACTGCGACGAGAACGGCGACATGGTCGCCGACCGGCCGTCGGACGAGTCCGAGTGGGCCAACCCCGACACCCTGATCTTCGCCTACACGCCGGTCGAGGATCCGGCCATCTACTCCGACATCTGGCAGCCGTTCATCGCGCACCTCGAGGAGGTGACCGACCGCGACGTGCGCTTCTTCGCCGTGCAGTCCAACTCGGCCCAGGTCGAGGCCATGCGCAGCGGTCGCCTGCATATCGCCGGCTTCTCCACCGGCCCGACGCCCTTCGCCGTCAACCTGGCGGGCGCGGTGCCCTTCGCGCTGATGGGCTCCGACGACGGGCGCTTCGGCTACACCCTGCAGCTCTACACCCACGTCGATTCGGGCATCGACGAGATGGAGGACCTCAAGGGCAAGCGCGTCGCCCACACCTCGCCGACTTCCAACTCCGGCAACCAGGCGCCGCGAGCGCTGTTCCCCGAGATGGGGATCGTGCCCGACGAGGACTACGAGGTGGTCTACTCCGGCAGCCATGACCAGTCCATGCTCGGCGTGGTGGCCCAGGACTACGACGCCGCCCCGGTGGCCTCCGAGGTGGTCGATCGCATGGCCGCCCGCGGCCTCTACGACCCGGCGGACGTCAAGATCATCTACGAGTCGGACAGCTTCCCGACCACCTCCTACAACTACGCCCACAACCTGCACCCCGACCTGGTCGAGAAGATCGAGGAGGCCTTCTTCAGCTTCGAGTTCGCGGGCACAGAGCTCGGCGAGGAGTTCGAGGGCGTCGAGAAGTTCGTCCCCATCAACTACCAGGACAACTGGAAGGTGATCCGCACCATCCAGAGTGCCAACGGCGTCGAGTATACCCCCGACAACCTCCAGTAA
- a CDS encoding DeoR/GlpR family transcriptional regulator: MNQQQRQDAIIDLVRRQGYASIEQLTEHFLVTPQTIRRDLNTLANEGRIRRVHGGAGLESSTVNTAYSTRKTLNLEAKQRIASLLARHVPDHASLFINIGTSNEVIAEALLEHQGLEVITNNLNVAAILQHKEDFNVIIAGGQVRSRDGGIIGEATIDFINQFKVDYGIIGISGIDEDGSLLEFDYQEVRVAQAILRNSRQVFLATDHSKFRRNPVVRQGNLAQLDALFTDREPPEAIVRLLKQHDVALHLA, translated from the coding sequence ATGAACCAGCAGCAACGCCAGGACGCCATCATCGATCTGGTCCGCCGCCAGGGCTATGCCAGCATCGAGCAGCTCACCGAGCACTTCTTGGTCACCCCCCAGACCATCCGGCGCGACCTCAACACCCTCGCCAACGAGGGGCGCATCCGACGCGTGCACGGCGGCGCCGGCCTGGAGTCGAGCACCGTCAACACCGCCTACTCGACCCGCAAGACCCTCAACCTGGAGGCCAAGCAGCGCATCGCCTCGCTGCTTGCCCGCCACGTGCCCGACCATGCCTCGCTGTTCATCAACATCGGCACCAGCAACGAGGTGATCGCCGAGGCGCTCCTCGAGCACCAGGGGCTGGAGGTGATCACCAACAACCTCAACGTGGCAGCGATCCTCCAGCACAAGGAGGACTTCAACGTGATCATCGCCGGCGGGCAGGTGCGCTCGCGTGACGGCGGCATCATCGGCGAGGCCACCATCGACTTCATCAACCAGTTCAAGGTGGACTACGGCATCATCGGCATCAGCGGCATCGACGAGGACGGCTCGCTGCTGGAGTTCGACTACCAGGAGGTACGGGTGGCCCAGGCCATCCTGCGCAACTCCCGCCAGGTGTTCCTGGCCACCGACCACTCCAAGTTCCGCCGCAATCCCGTGGTGCGCCAGGGCAACCTGGCCCAGCTCGACGCCCTGTTCACCGATCGCGAGCCGCCCGAGGCGATCGTGCGCCTGCTGAAGCAGCACGACGTCGCCCTGCACCTGGCCTGA
- the phnE gene encoding phosphonate ABC transporter, permease protein PhnE, with translation MASPDREAFTNPRTWKKPPFIANPLVRYGLLVVLAAYLVWAFGSLPFNWERISEGLPRAARIFGGGFPPSLSRVDLLLTGFTESLQIAILATLLGVLLSVPFAVMAARNVAPLPVYLLGRAVIIVSRSFHPVIVAILFVAAVGFGPLAGILTLTLYSIGFVGKLLAEEIEEIDWGQVEAMRSTGAGYLATLFYAVFPQILPRQVGLSMYQLDSNLRASAVVGIVGAGGIGSTLMNAFGRYDYDFAFAILLVIIAVILASEGVSGWVRKKIW, from the coding sequence ATGGCCAGTCCTGACCGCGAGGCATTCACCAACCCGCGTACCTGGAAAAAGCCGCCCTTCATCGCCAACCCGCTGGTGCGCTACGGCCTGCTGGTGGTGCTGGCCGCCTACCTGGTATGGGCCTTCGGCAGCCTGCCCTTCAACTGGGAGCGCATCAGCGAGGGGCTACCCCGGGCGGCGCGCATCTTCGGCGGCGGCTTCCCGCCTAGCCTGTCGCGCGTCGACCTGCTGCTGACCGGCTTCACCGAGAGCCTGCAGATCGCCATCCTGGCGACCCTGCTCGGCGTGCTGCTCTCGGTGCCCTTCGCGGTGATGGCGGCCCGCAACGTCGCCCCGCTGCCGGTCTACCTGCTGGGCCGCGCGGTGATCATCGTCTCGCGCAGCTTCCACCCGGTGATCGTCGCCATCCTGTTCGTCGCGGCGGTGGGCTTCGGCCCGCTGGCCGGGATCCTGACGCTGACCCTCTACTCCATCGGCTTCGTGGGCAAGCTGCTCGCCGAGGAGATCGAGGAGATCGACTGGGGGCAGGTGGAGGCGATGCGCTCCACCGGGGCCGGCTACCTGGCAACGCTCTTCTACGCCGTCTTCCCGCAGATCCTGCCCCGCCAGGTGGGCCTCTCCATGTATCAGCTCGACAGCAACCTGCGAGCCTCCGCGGTGGTCGGCATCGTCGGCGCCGGGGGCATCGGCAGCACCCTGATGAACGCCTTCGGGCGCTACGACTATGACTTCGCCTTCGCCATCCTGCTGGTGATCATCGCGGTGATCCTGGCCAGCGAAGGCGTCAGCGGCTGGGTAAGGAAGAAGATATGGTAG
- the phnC gene encoding phosphonate ABC transporter ATP-binding protein: MLEISNLIKRYGRDEPVLKGLDLTVEGNSVVSIVGASGAGKSTMLRCINRLVEPTSGSIKLNGTELVTLRHGELRRARRKIGMVFQGFNLIDRLTVMENVLAGRLGYVNLFQAITRRYPAADIERAFVLMERVGIAHYANKRADELSGGERQRVGVVRALMQEPEVLLADEPTASLDPRTSEQIMVLLQSLASELSLPVLINIHNVAQARTYTDRIVGLRHGTMIFDGAPANFDKAALDAIYGGIEAPEDELAPPPAQEVRDGQS, from the coding sequence ATGCTAGAGATATCGAACCTGATCAAGCGCTACGGCCGCGACGAGCCGGTCCTCAAGGGGCTCGACCTGACCGTGGAAGGCAACAGTGTGGTCTCCATCGTGGGCGCCTCCGGCGCCGGCAAGAGCACCATGCTGCGCTGTATCAACCGCCTGGTGGAGCCGACCTCGGGCTCGATCAAGCTCAACGGCACCGAGCTCGTCACGCTGCGCCACGGCGAGCTGCGCCGCGCCAGGCGCAAGATCGGCATGGTCTTCCAGGGCTTCAACCTGATCGACCGGCTCACCGTGATGGAGAACGTGCTGGCCGGGCGGCTCGGCTACGTCAACCTGTTCCAGGCCATCACCCGCCGCTACCCGGCCGCGGACATCGAGCGCGCCTTCGTGCTGATGGAACGCGTGGGCATCGCCCACTACGCCAACAAGCGCGCCGACGAGCTCTCCGGCGGCGAGCGCCAGCGCGTGGGCGTGGTGCGGGCGCTGATGCAGGAGCCCGAGGTGCTGCTCGCCGACGAGCCCACGGCCTCGCTCGACCCGCGCACCTCCGAGCAGATCATGGTGCTGCTGCAGAGCCTGGCGAGCGAGCTCTCGCTACCGGTGCTGATCAACATCCACAACGTGGCCCAGGCCCGGACCTACACCGACCGCATCGTCGGGCTGCGCCACGGCACCATGATCTTCGACGGCGCTCCCGCGAACTTCGACAAGGCGGCCCTGGATGCCATCTACGGCGGCATCGAGGCACCGGAGGACGAACTCGCCCCGCCCCCTGCACAGGAGGTGCGCGATGGCCAGTCCTGA
- a CDS encoding histidine phosphatase family protein: MSNTFPSAEGARHNRYLLMRHGHSQANQEGRIISSPSLGLTGFGLSPRGRAQLDTLLADWRWARPQRILHSDFLRTAETAGRVAEHFGLSLAAEPRLRERHFGALEGQSDARYAEVWALDAQDSTHRQGGVEAVAEVAARMRAVIDALEARHEGETILLVSHGDPLQILLTALEGRALSLHREREPLAPASITAL, translated from the coding sequence ATGTCAAACACTTTCCCCTCCGCCGAGGGCGCCCGGCACAACCGCTACCTGCTGATGCGCCACGGGCACAGCCAGGCCAACCAGGAGGGGCGGATCATCAGCTCGCCGTCGCTCGGCCTGACGGGGTTCGGCCTCTCTCCCCGGGGGCGTGCGCAGCTCGACACCCTGCTCGCCGACTGGCGCTGGGCCAGGCCCCAGCGCATCCTTCACTCGGACTTCCTGCGCACCGCCGAGACCGCCGGGCGCGTCGCGGAGCATTTCGGCCTGTCGCTTGCCGCCGAGCCGCGCCTGCGGGAGCGCCATTTCGGCGCACTCGAGGGGCAGAGCGACGCGCGCTATGCCGAGGTCTGGGCCCTCGACGCCCAGGACTCGACCCACCGCCAGGGCGGCGTCGAGGCCGTGGCCGAGGTGGCGGCGCGCATGCGTGCGGTGATCGACGCGCTGGAGGCGCGCCACGAGGGCGAGACGATCCTGCTGGTCAGCCACGGCGATCCGTTGCAGATCCTGCTGACCGCCCTCGAGGGACGCGCACTGAGCCTGCACCGGGAGCGAGAGCCCCTGGCGCCGGCCAGCATCACGGCGCTATAG
- the glpD gene encoding glycerol-3-phosphate dehydrogenase — translation MSDRPDEVLDLYVIGGGINGVGIANDAAGRGLTVGLCEQGDLAGATSSASSKLIHGGLRYLEHHEYRLVREALREREVLMTKAPHIIWPLRFILPHRPHLRPAWMLRAGLFLYDHLGKRKTLPASRSLRLDPGQGLASGITRGFEYSDCWVDDARLVALNAVQARDHGAEILVRTRCVAAQERDGVWELTLEEVDGGTRFTRRCRTLVNAAGPWVESVVRRQVGHDSRYGVRLIQGSHLIVPRLNHDDRAFILQNSDRRIVFVLPYEEDFSLIGTTDRRYEGDPARIEATEEEIDYLLSVVNAHFRTQLSREAVIRTFSGVRPLCDDESAEPSAMTRDYTLDLDTTGAPLLSVFGGKITTYRKLAEAALEALTPHLPEMRAPWTAEAPLPGGEIGDQAAFAARLREDYPFLEAHQARRFARTYGTLCRHFLEGRATRADLGETFGAGLTAAEVDYLVEREWARSADDILWRRTKLALRLTDSERQRLSDYLEASASPSPRATPDPAAPAAHARHSA, via the coding sequence ATGAGCGACAGGCCAGACGAGGTCCTCGACCTCTACGTGATCGGCGGCGGCATCAACGGCGTCGGCATCGCCAACGATGCCGCTGGACGCGGACTCACCGTCGGGCTCTGCGAGCAGGGAGACCTGGCCGGCGCCACCTCGTCGGCCAGCAGCAAGCTGATCCACGGCGGACTGCGCTACCTCGAACACCATGAGTACCGCCTGGTGCGCGAGGCCCTTCGCGAGCGCGAAGTGCTGATGACCAAGGCCCCGCACATCATCTGGCCCCTGCGCTTCATCCTGCCCCATCGCCCCCACCTGCGGCCGGCCTGGATGCTGCGCGCGGGACTGTTCCTCTACGACCACCTGGGCAAGCGCAAGACGCTGCCCGCCTCCCGGAGCCTTCGGCTGGACCCTGGCCAGGGACTCGCTTCCGGCATCACCCGCGGCTTCGAATACTCGGACTGCTGGGTCGATGATGCCCGCCTGGTCGCCCTCAACGCGGTGCAGGCCCGGGATCATGGCGCCGAGATCCTGGTGCGCACCCGCTGCGTCGCGGCCCAGGAGCGCGACGGGGTCTGGGAGCTGACGCTGGAGGAGGTCGATGGCGGCACGCGCTTCACCCGGCGCTGTCGCACCCTGGTCAACGCCGCCGGCCCCTGGGTGGAGAGCGTGGTGCGCCGCCAGGTCGGTCACGATTCCCGGTATGGCGTGCGCCTGATCCAGGGCAGCCACCTGATCGTGCCGCGACTCAACCACGACGATCGGGCCTTTATCCTCCAGAACAGCGACCGACGCATCGTCTTCGTGCTGCCCTACGAGGAGGACTTCAGCCTGATCGGCACCACCGACCGCCGCTACGAGGGCGATCCGGCCCGGATCGAGGCCACCGAGGAGGAGATCGACTACCTGCTCTCGGTGGTCAACGCGCACTTTCGCACCCAACTCTCCCGCGAGGCGGTGATCCGCACCTTCTCGGGCGTGCGACCGCTGTGCGACGACGAGTCGGCGGAGCCCTCTGCCATGACCCGCGACTACACGCTCGATCTCGATACCACCGGCGCCCCGCTGCTGTCGGTCTTCGGGGGCAAGATCACCACCTACCGCAAGCTGGCCGAGGCGGCCCTCGAGGCACTCACGCCGCACCTGCCCGAGATGCGCGCACCCTGGACCGCCGAGGCGCCCCTGCCGGGCGGCGAGATCGGCGATCAGGCCGCCTTCGCGGCTCGCCTGCGCGAGGACTACCCCTTCCTGGAGGCCCACCAGGCACGGCGCTTCGCCCGCACCTACGGCACCCTGTGCCGACACTTCCTCGAGGGCCGAGCCACCCGGGCGGACCTGGGGGAGACCTTCGGGGCCGGCCTGACCGCGGCCGAGGTCGACTACCTGGTCGAGCGGGAGTGGGCGCGCAGCGCCGACGACATCCTGTGGCGGCGCACCAAGCTGGCCCTGCGCCTCACCGACTCCGAGCGGCAGCGGCTGAGCGACTACCTCGAGGCCAGCGCCTCGCCCTCCCCGCGCGCCACGCCCGACCCCGCGGCGCCGGCGGCACACGCTCGCCACTCCGCCTGA